The following nucleotide sequence is from Hevea brasiliensis isolate MT/VB/25A 57/8 chromosome 7, ASM3005281v1, whole genome shotgun sequence.
TGTATCGTTCGCTTGCTTCCTCCTTTCGAGTCTGGTGGCCAAATCACTCAAGGTTTTTATCAGTTTCCATAGGAACAAAAATGATCTGGACATTTCTAATACTCATCAATATCAAGTAATAAAGCCAAGTAGAGGTTTCATGATCCTGTTATCGGTGTTGGCATCGACAGTTGGGGTGGTGTTTTTGACGCTTTCAATGGTTGACGTTGTTCAGATAAAGATAGGGAAGATGTCGTGTGGGATTCATGAGACTCAAGCTGCTGTAATATCACTGTCTACCATTGTGACTCTGGCTCTCTTCATTTATTTGCCTTCTACTGTGATAACCATTTCCCGTTGTATGTATAAGTCTTCGCGCACTGGACATCGTCAAAGGACTCCCTCAGACAAAGAAATTCTAGCAGTAGCCGGGGTGCCTTTATAGTGAACAAGAAATAAGAATGTTGTGTTCTGGTGGCATTTCCTAACTCTTCACTGCCAATGAAAAGTGCTGTTctgtataaaataataataataaaaaaaaataaaagtgctGTGAGTTTGAGTTTTGTTCCCCCCTCTAGAAAGCAGACTTATTGTGTTCATAATTTTTAACTCCTTGTTCATGGATGCCAATCAAACACAAGCTGGTGATAGAAATGGAAGTTGGGTTCTCAATATCGGATATGAGATTTATACACGTATTTaatcaataattaatatattatctaaaattatgataatttctatttaaatataataaattttatttaaaaatcatataatttattttttattaaatgcttatataaattaatatactaAAATGGAAACATGATCGATAAGAATTTTCTATAATATgcctttcaaaaaaaaaagaattttttatgATATGAATTGCCTTAGAAAAAAgtgaaaaaataatattaattaacaaaaacaaTAATGCAACATAGGTGATATGTGGGGTATTGGATGAATGACACGTGCAAAGATCAGTACTATAGGTGGACTATTACTAGCCATCTATTAGTGAGGATTAATACACTTATAAGCTAGCGGTATTTCTTAGTAAgaaaaattatacaataaaattaaTATGTATATAACAGTTATAATGAAATCATTGTATGTATGTAAATTTCACCAAACAAAAATTCCTACAAATGCTCCTCTTAATAGACGTTTTCTTGATCTTCCGGATGCTGTACAGCTTATGGAGATAAAGAATCCTTAAAGCATATGTCCTTTTCATGCCCAAGAGCCGTGGAGGTGTGGTGGAACTCCCCTCAGATTGCGATCATCCAATCTTAGTAGCAATTCTATGATTGACTGCTAGCAGAAAATTTGCTCAGGCATTGGTTCTCGTCCTCAGAAAGATGAGCTTATTCAGTTGATTGTCTATCTTCTGTGGCAAATTTGAACAAAAGAGAAATAGAGGAGTGTTTAATGGAGACCCACTCCCTTTTCCAACAAGTTGTGAATGAAGGTCAAGTTCACTTAGAAGATGGGGGATTCTCTTGTGGTCATAAGTAGCATCAATGGTACTTCAATCCCTCAAAGCATCAATGGTATTGTGAATGACATTCTGCTCTTAGCTAGGGACCTTCAATCAATCTCCTTTCATTTATTAGGAGATCTGGAAACGTAACTGCTC
It contains:
- the LOC131181646 gene encoding uncharacterized protein LOC131181646 isoform X2 is translated as MTRNSMGERATATQPLNDEDWMEKKLEELEKFKEVQLRALDDLVSVNSLFTIAIFLGLSFASPTQQSLDNRPQCAPDVKMEKRLVVYEVVSFACFLLSSLVAKSLKVFISFHRNKNDLDISNTHQYQVIKPSRGFMILLSVLASTVGVVFLTLSMVDVVQIKIGKMSCGIHETQAAVISLSTIVTLALFIYLPSTVITISRCMYKSSRTGHRQRTPSDKEILAVAGVPL
- the LOC131181646 gene encoding uncharacterized protein LOC131181646 isoform X1, translating into MTRNSMGESFTSEFRATATQPLNDEDWMEKKLEELEKFKEVQLRALDDLVSVNSLFTIAIFLGLSFASPTQQSLDNRPQCAPDVKMEKRLVVYEVVSFACFLLSSLVAKSLKVFISFHRNKNDLDISNTHQYQVIKPSRGFMILLSVLASTVGVVFLTLSMVDVVQIKIGKMSCGIHETQAAVISLSTIVTLALFIYLPSTVITISRCMYKSSRTGHRQRTPSDKEILAVAGVPL